One Anolis carolinensis isolate JA03-04 chromosome 5, rAnoCar3.1.pri, whole genome shotgun sequence DNA segment encodes these proteins:
- the ift27 gene encoding intraflagellar transport protein 27 homolog isoform X1: MVKLAAKCIVAGDSAVGKSAMIQMFCNDGAHFQKNYTLTTGVELLMKTVPIPETSDSVELFLFDSGGKELFAEILDRLYFPFATQWEQPNALCIVYDVTSEESFNNCTKWLEKLRAQTSGMHIPGVLVGNKTDLIDRRVVERNQAQEWAETNGLEYCEISVKEMENYEAPFRILANSFHQLYKEKVETFRSLV, translated from the exons GTGATTCAGCCGTGGGGAAGAGTGCCATGATCCAGATGTTCTGCAATGATGGGGCTCATTTCCAAAAAAACTATACACTG ACAACAGGAGTAGAACTGCTAATGAAGACAGTACCTATTCCAGAGACAAGTGATAGTGTG GAACTCTTCCTCTTTGATTCGGGAGGCAAGGAACTCTTTGCTGAGATACTTGACAGACTG TATTTTCCCTTTGCTACACAGTGGGAACAGCCAAATGCACTATGCATTGTATATGATGTCACCAGTGAAGAATCTTTCAATAATTGTACTAAGTGGCTAGAGAAGCTGAGGGCCCAGACCTCTGGAATGCACATACCAG GTGTATTAGTGGGCAATAAGACTGATTTGATTGATAGACGAGTTGTAGAGCGAAATCAAGCACAAGAATGGGCAGAAACCAATGGCTTGGAGTACTGTGAGATTTCAGTT aaagaaatggaaaacTATGAAGCACCTTTCCGCATTTTAGCAAATTCCTTCCACCAACTGTACAAAGAGAAGGTGGAAACCTTTCGTTCACTGGTTTGA
- the ift27 gene encoding intraflagellar transport protein 27 homolog isoform X2 — MVKLAAKCIVAGDSAVGKSAMIQMFCNDGAHFQKNYTLTTGVELLMKTVPIPETSDSVELFLFDSGGKELFAEILDRLWEQPNALCIVYDVTSEESFNNCTKWLEKLRAQTSGMHIPGVLVGNKTDLIDRRVVERNQAQEWAETNGLEYCEISVKEMENYEAPFRILANSFHQLYKEKVETFRSLV; from the exons GTGATTCAGCCGTGGGGAAGAGTGCCATGATCCAGATGTTCTGCAATGATGGGGCTCATTTCCAAAAAAACTATACACTG ACAACAGGAGTAGAACTGCTAATGAAGACAGTACCTATTCCAGAGACAAGTGATAGTGTG GAACTCTTCCTCTTTGATTCGGGAGGCAAGGAACTCTTTGCTGAGATACTTGACAGACTG TGGGAACAGCCAAATGCACTATGCATTGTATATGATGTCACCAGTGAAGAATCTTTCAATAATTGTACTAAGTGGCTAGAGAAGCTGAGGGCCCAGACCTCTGGAATGCACATACCAG GTGTATTAGTGGGCAATAAGACTGATTTGATTGATAGACGAGTTGTAGAGCGAAATCAAGCACAAGAATGGGCAGAAACCAATGGCTTGGAGTACTGTGAGATTTCAGTT aaagaaatggaaaacTATGAAGCACCTTTCCGCATTTTAGCAAATTCCTTCCACCAACTGTACAAAGAGAAGGTGGAAACCTTTCGTTCACTGGTTTGA